The following proteins are co-located in the Microbacterium sp. SORGH_AS_0888 genome:
- the galE gene encoding UDP-glucose 4-epimerase GalE: MTWLVTGGAGYIGAHIVRALASAGLPPVVIDDLSSGHANFVPDGVPFTHGTILDRDLLTTTLRDHDVTGVIHVAGFKYAGVSVQRPLHTYEQNVEGTRTVLAAMAETGVHNIVFSSSAAVYGTPDVPLVTEDLPKRPASPYGESKLIGEWLIRDQATATTDTPHPLRHTSLRYFNVVGSADPTVYDTSPHNLFPIVFEKLLAGETPQINGDDYNTPDGTNVRDYVHVGDIAAAHVVAAQRLQSGAPIEAAYNLGSQNGLSVREIMDAMARVTGIPFTPKIGPRRPGDPDRIVATGDLATRDLDWKMRHTLDDMVRTGWQARQNAH, encoded by the coding sequence ATGACCTGGCTTGTCACCGGCGGTGCCGGCTACATCGGTGCGCACATCGTCCGGGCCCTCGCTTCGGCGGGCCTTCCCCCGGTCGTCATCGACGACCTCTCCAGCGGCCACGCCAACTTCGTCCCCGACGGCGTCCCCTTCACCCACGGCACGATCCTGGACCGCGACCTGCTCACCACCACCCTCCGCGACCACGACGTCACCGGCGTCATCCACGTCGCCGGCTTCAAATACGCCGGCGTCTCCGTACAACGCCCCCTCCACACCTACGAACAGAACGTCGAAGGCACACGCACCGTGCTCGCCGCCATGGCCGAGACCGGAGTGCACAACATCGTCTTCTCCTCCTCCGCCGCCGTCTACGGCACCCCCGACGTCCCCCTCGTCACCGAAGACCTCCCCAAACGACCCGCCTCCCCCTACGGCGAATCCAAACTCATCGGCGAATGGCTCATCCGCGACCAAGCAACCGCCACCACCGACACCCCCCACCCGCTACGCCACACATCCCTGCGCTACTTCAACGTCGTCGGCTCCGCCGACCCCACCGTCTACGACACCAGCCCCCACAACCTGTTCCCCATCGTGTTCGAGAAACTCCTCGCCGGCGAAACCCCCCAGATCAACGGCGACGACTACAACACCCCCGACGGCACCAACGTCCGCGACTACGTCCACGTCGGCGACATCGCCGCCGCCCACGTCGTCGCCGCACAACGCCTCCAATCCGGCGCACCCATCGAAGCCGCCTACAACCTCGGCTCCCAAAACGGCCTCAGCGTCCGCGAGATCATGGACGCCATGGCCCGCGTCACCGGCATCCCCTTCACCCCCAAGATCGGACCCCGCCGCCCCGGCGACCCCGACCGCATCGTCGCCACCGGCGACCTCGCCACCCGCGACCTCGACTGGAAAATGCGCCACACCCTCGACGACATGGTCCGCACCGGCTGGCAAGCCCGCCAAAACGCACACTGA
- a CDS encoding glycerate kinase: protein MRRVVLAPDSFKGSIRAADAASALATGWREVDPTADLVLRPMADGGEGTLDAFAAAVPGARRMPVVVSPPWGDSRDGVDAAWLLLPPTPDAPRGTGVVELASTSGIELFGDRREPWHASTVGFGEAIDAALTAGVSRLVLAIGSSASTDGGAGMLAALGARFTTEGDVPASLRSGAVGLRRMTGVDLSGLRPLPPGGATVLTDVAAPLCGPAGAAAVFGPQKGFGRVDIPEIDAILARYAALFEVDPATPGAGAAGGTGFGLLAWGASLVPGAAEVARLIGLADAVAAASLVVTGEGAFDGQSAAGKAPAYVSAVAAALGVPAALVAGRIDPRADTTAFAASVSLTELARAALPGSAGAPPGPASIAPALGPAEAALADPARWLRAAGAALARALS from the coding sequence ATGCGTCGTGTCGTGCTCGCCCCCGACAGCTTCAAGGGGTCGATCCGAGCGGCGGATGCCGCATCCGCCCTCGCGACGGGCTGGCGGGAGGTCGACCCGACCGCCGACCTCGTGCTGCGTCCGATGGCGGACGGCGGCGAGGGCACGCTCGACGCGTTCGCCGCGGCTGTTCCGGGCGCGCGGCGCATGCCGGTCGTCGTCTCGCCGCCCTGGGGGGACTCGCGCGACGGCGTCGACGCGGCGTGGCTGCTCCTGCCGCCGACGCCCGACGCGCCGCGGGGGACGGGTGTGGTCGAGCTGGCCTCGACATCCGGGATCGAGCTCTTCGGGGACCGGCGTGAGCCGTGGCATGCCTCGACCGTGGGGTTCGGGGAGGCCATCGATGCCGCGCTGACCGCCGGGGTCTCACGCCTCGTGCTCGCGATCGGGTCGAGTGCATCGACCGATGGCGGGGCGGGGATGCTGGCGGCCTTGGGCGCGCGATTCACGACCGAGGGGGACGTCCCCGCGTCGCTGCGGTCGGGCGCGGTCGGGCTGCGGCGGATGACGGGCGTCGATCTGTCGGGACTGCGTCCGCTGCCCCCGGGCGGCGCGACGGTGCTCACGGATGTCGCGGCGCCGCTGTGCGGTCCCGCGGGGGCGGCGGCGGTCTTCGGGCCGCAGAAGGGGTTCGGGCGCGTCGACATCCCGGAGATCGATGCGATCCTCGCCCGTTACGCGGCTCTCTTCGAGGTCGATCCCGCGACGCCCGGCGCGGGGGCCGCGGGCGGCACGGGGTTCGGGCTGCTGGCCTGGGGGGCGTCCCTCGTGCCCGGGGCGGCCGAGGTCGCGCGGCTCATCGGGCTCGCGGATGCCGTCGCCGCGGCCTCCCTCGTCGTCACCGGGGAGGGGGCCTTCGACGGACAGTCCGCCGCAGGCAAGGCTCCGGCCTATGTGTCGGCCGTCGCGGCCGCGCTCGGTGTCCCGGCGGCGCTCGTCGCCGGGAGGATCGACCCGCGTGCCGACACGACGGCGTTTGCGGCATCCGTCTCGCTCACCGAGCTCGCGCGCGCCGCCCTGCCCGGGTCAGCCGGCGCGCCGCCCGGCCCGGCCTCGATCGCGCCCGCGCTCGGGCCGGCCGAGGCCGCGCTGGCCGACCCCGCCCGCTGGCTGCGCGCCGCCGGAGCCGCTCTCGCCCGCGCCCTCAGCTGA
- the pgm gene encoding phosphoglucomutase (alpha-D-glucose-1,6-bisphosphate-dependent): MSRAGQPAEASDLIDIDDLIAAYYDRKPDAAVPEQRVVFGTSGHRGSSLSTSFNEDHILATTQAIVDYRNAQGIAGPLFLGRDTHGLSLPAERTAIEVLVANGVDVRVDARDSWVPTPALSHAILTYNRDRDTTDPGRADGIVVTPSHNPPRDGGFKYNPPHGGPADTDATSWIADRANALIAGGLEGVARTRYADIDGDALGEYDFREAYVRDLDSIINIAAIKKAGIRIGADPLGGASVEYWALIAEHYGLDLTVVNPDVDPTWRFMTLDWDEKIRMDPSSPSAMAALVARRDEYDILTGNDADADRHGIVTPDAGLMNPNHYLAVAIDYLFSHREGWPADAAVGKTLVSSMIIDRVVEALGRPLYEVPVGFKWFVPGLLDGSVAFGGEESAGASFLRMDGSVWTTDKDGILLCLLAAEILAVTGKTPSQRYAELEDTYGASVYQRVDAPASPAQKAALAKLSPEAVTATELAGEEITAKLSHAPGNGAAIGGLKVVTADAWFAARPSGTEDVYKLYAESLRGEGHLRQVQEQAREVVSAALGGA, from the coding sequence ATGAGCCGCGCAGGACAGCCCGCCGAAGCATCCGATCTCATCGACATCGACGACCTCATCGCCGCCTACTACGACCGCAAACCGGATGCGGCCGTGCCGGAGCAGCGGGTGGTGTTCGGCACGAGCGGCCACCGCGGCTCGTCGCTGTCCACGAGCTTCAACGAGGACCACATCCTCGCCACCACCCAGGCGATCGTCGACTACCGCAATGCCCAGGGCATCGCCGGTCCCCTCTTCCTCGGCCGCGACACTCACGGCCTGTCGCTGCCCGCCGAGCGCACCGCGATCGAGGTGCTCGTCGCGAACGGCGTCGACGTGCGCGTCGACGCGCGCGACTCGTGGGTGCCCACCCCCGCGCTCAGCCACGCGATCCTCACCTACAACCGTGACCGCGACACCACCGACCCCGGACGCGCGGACGGCATCGTCGTGACCCCATCGCACAACCCGCCCCGCGACGGCGGCTTCAAGTACAACCCGCCGCACGGCGGACCGGCCGACACCGACGCCACCTCATGGATCGCGGACCGCGCCAACGCGCTCATCGCCGGCGGCCTCGAGGGCGTCGCCCGCACCCGCTACGCCGACATCGACGGCGATGCGCTCGGCGAGTACGACTTCCGCGAGGCGTACGTGCGCGACCTCGACTCGATCATCAACATCGCCGCGATCAAGAAGGCGGGCATCCGCATCGGCGCCGACCCGCTGGGCGGGGCGTCGGTCGAGTACTGGGCGCTCATCGCGGAGCACTACGGACTCGATCTCACGGTCGTGAACCCGGATGTCGACCCCACCTGGCGTTTCATGACGCTCGACTGGGACGAGAAGATCCGCATGGACCCGTCCTCGCCCTCCGCGATGGCCGCGCTCGTCGCGCGCCGCGACGAGTACGACATCCTCACCGGCAACGACGCGGATGCCGACCGCCACGGAATCGTGACCCCGGATGCCGGACTCATGAACCCGAACCACTATCTCGCGGTCGCGATCGACTACCTCTTCTCGCACCGCGAGGGCTGGCCCGCCGACGCCGCCGTCGGCAAGACGCTCGTGTCGTCGATGATCATCGACCGCGTGGTCGAGGCTCTCGGACGCCCGCTCTACGAGGTCCCGGTCGGCTTCAAGTGGTTCGTGCCCGGGCTGCTCGACGGGTCCGTCGCGTTCGGCGGCGAGGAGTCGGCGGGGGCATCGTTCCTGCGCATGGACGGCTCGGTGTGGACCACCGACAAGGACGGCATCCTGCTGTGCCTGCTCGCGGCAGAGATCCTCGCGGTCACCGGCAAGACGCCCTCGCAGCGTTACGCGGAGCTCGAGGACACCTACGGCGCCTCGGTCTATCAGCGCGTCGACGCACCCGCGTCCCCGGCCCAGAAGGCGGCGCTCGCGAAGCTCTCGCCGGAGGCCGTGACCGCGACGGAGCTCGCCGGCGAGGAGATCACGGCGAAGCTGTCGCACGCCCCGGGCAACGGCGCGGCGATCGGCGGGCTCAAGGTCGTCACCGCCGATGCGTGGTTCGCCGCGCGCCCTTCGGGCACCGAGGACGTGTACAAGCTGTACGCGGAGTCGCTGCGCGGCGAAGGGCACCTGCGCCAGGTTCAGGAGCAGGCGCGCGAGGTCGTGAGCGCGGCTCTCGGCGGCGCCTGA
- the pheA gene encoding prephenate dehydratase, translated as MSTPDAARRTYSYLGPAGTFTEAALAQVPEARDQVWKPVNNVAEALTDVVEGRSDAAMIAIENSVDGGVSTAQDALATMPGLRIVGEYLVPVSFVLVARPGTTLADVNLVAAHPVAYAQCLRWLSRELPGHAHLPASSNVASAVGLLDGTSDADAAIAPPGILEHHDLRLLASDIGDNKHAVTRFVLVERTVAPPPPTGADKTSLIVELPSENPGALLEMLEQFATRGINLSLLASRPIGDALGRYRFVVDADGHIRDERMADALMGLRRFSPKVIFLGSYPRADRAIVRYNDRYSDDVFVEARDWLRGLLSGEPET; from the coding sequence GTGAGCACACCCGACGCCGCCCGCCGCACCTACAGCTACCTGGGGCCGGCGGGGACCTTCACCGAGGCGGCGCTCGCGCAGGTGCCCGAGGCGCGTGACCAGGTCTGGAAGCCCGTCAACAACGTCGCCGAGGCGTTGACCGATGTCGTCGAGGGGCGCTCGGATGCGGCGATGATCGCGATCGAGAACTCGGTCGACGGAGGCGTGTCCACCGCGCAGGACGCGCTGGCGACCATGCCGGGTCTGCGGATCGTGGGCGAGTACCTGGTCCCTGTGAGCTTCGTGCTCGTCGCCCGGCCCGGTACGACGCTCGCCGACGTGAACCTCGTCGCCGCACACCCCGTCGCGTACGCGCAGTGCCTGCGGTGGCTCTCGCGTGAGCTTCCCGGCCACGCGCACCTGCCCGCCTCGAGCAACGTGGCGAGCGCGGTCGGCCTGCTGGACGGCACGAGCGATGCGGATGCCGCGATCGCGCCCCCCGGCATCCTCGAGCATCACGATCTGCGGCTGCTCGCCTCGGACATCGGCGACAACAAGCACGCGGTCACGCGGTTCGTGCTGGTCGAGCGCACCGTCGCGCCGCCGCCGCCGACCGGGGCCGACAAGACCTCCCTCATCGTCGAGCTGCCGAGCGAGAACCCGGGCGCGCTGCTGGAGATGCTCGAGCAGTTCGCGACGCGCGGCATCAACCTGTCCCTGCTCGCGTCGCGTCCGATCGGCGACGCGCTCGGTCGTTACCGCTTCGTGGTGGATGCCGACGGCCACATCCGTGACGAGCGGATGGCGGACGCGCTCATGGGGCTGCGCCGGTTCAGCCCGAAGGTGATCTTCCTCGGCTCGTACCCGCGCGCCGACCGGGCTATCGTGCGCTACAACGACCGCTACAGCGACGACGTGTTCGTCGAGGCGCGCGACTGGCTGCGCGGCCTGCTGAGCGGCGAGCCCGAGACCTGA
- a CDS encoding LLM class flavin-dependent oxidoreductase, with product MSTSPALSVLDLVPVRTAQTSAEAVAASLDLAQRADELGYRRYWFAEHHNMPAVASTTPPVLIAAAATRTSRIRVGSGGVMLPNHAPLIVAEQFAALEAIAPGRIDLGIGRAPGSDPVITQLLHRTGATSDVSRFPDHVQDIIALGSNEGATVRFTSGGTYEVHATPAPGPAPEVWLLGSSDYSAQLAASLGLPYVFANHFSGDGLERALALYREQYRPSPAHPEPVTFLTANAVAAPTREEAEERALPQIRMMARLRGNRPLVPLETVEQAREAEADDGLGGPMAAWARERWFVGAPDETASRLREFATRHGVDEIMIAPVAASYADEPLSSSPGRTQTLALLAAALSPAA from the coding sequence ATGAGCACCTCCCCCGCCCTCTCCGTCCTCGACCTCGTGCCCGTGCGCACCGCGCAGACCAGCGCCGAGGCGGTCGCGGCATCCCTCGACCTCGCGCAGCGCGCCGACGAACTGGGCTACCGGCGGTACTGGTTCGCCGAGCACCACAACATGCCCGCCGTCGCCTCCACGACCCCGCCCGTGCTGATCGCCGCGGCGGCCACCCGGACCTCCCGCATCCGAGTGGGATCCGGCGGAGTCATGCTGCCCAACCACGCGCCGCTCATCGTCGCGGAGCAGTTCGCAGCCCTCGAGGCCATCGCCCCGGGCCGCATCGACCTCGGCATCGGACGCGCACCCGGCAGCGACCCCGTGATCACGCAGCTGCTGCACCGCACCGGCGCGACGAGCGACGTGAGCCGCTTCCCGGACCACGTGCAGGACATCATCGCGCTCGGCTCGAACGAGGGAGCGACCGTGCGGTTCACCTCCGGCGGCACCTACGAGGTGCATGCGACGCCGGCGCCCGGGCCCGCCCCGGAAGTCTGGCTGCTCGGCTCGAGCGACTACTCGGCGCAGCTCGCGGCATCCCTCGGGTTGCCCTATGTTTTCGCGAACCACTTCTCCGGGGACGGGCTGGAACGGGCGCTCGCGCTCTATCGCGAGCAGTACCGGCCGAGCCCCGCCCATCCGGAGCCGGTGACCTTCCTCACCGCGAACGCGGTCGCCGCACCGACCCGTGAAGAGGCTGAGGAGCGCGCGCTGCCGCAGATCCGGATGATGGCGCGGCTGCGCGGCAATCGCCCGCTCGTGCCGCTCGAGACGGTCGAGCAGGCGCGTGAGGCGGAAGCCGACGACGGGCTGGGCGGGCCGATGGCCGCATGGGCGCGCGAGCGGTGGTTCGTCGGCGCACCCGATGAGACGGCCTCACGGCTGCGGGAGTTCGCCACCCGGCACGGCGTCGACGAGATCATGATCGCGCCGGTGGCCGCGTCCTACGCCGATGAGCCGCTGTCGTCCTCGCCGGGCCGCACCCAGACGCTCGCCCTCCTCGCCGCCGCGCTCTCCCCCGCCGCCTGA